Proteins from a genomic interval of Candidatus Cloacimonas sp.:
- the rplB gene encoding 50S ribosomal protein L2, with product MGIKKYRPTTSTLRFRTGYTFDELTTDKPEKSLLKTKQKTGGRNNYGRITCRHRGGGNRRHYRIIDFKRDKIGIPAKVATIEYDPNRTARIALLHYVDGEKRYIIAPDGLEVGAKIMSGPDAEIAVGNAIPLEKIPLGSVVHNVELKRGKGGQIARSAGTYAQVVAKDGDYVHIKMPSNDVHLIRKECLATIGSVSNQDHSLIQIGKAGRKRWMGIRPTVRGVAMNPVDHPMGGGEGKTSGGGHPVSPWGKPSKGGKTRKTRKYSDKYIVKAVKKR from the coding sequence ATGGGAATAAAGAAATACAGACCTACTACTTCGACTCTCCGTTTTCGTACCGGTTATACCTTTGATGAATTAACTACGGATAAGCCAGAAAAATCCTTACTAAAAACTAAACAAAAAACCGGTGGCAGAAACAACTATGGCAGAATCACCTGTCGTCATAGAGGCGGAGGTAATCGTCGTCACTATCGGATAATTGATTTTAAAAGAGATAAAATCGGAATTCCTGCCAAAGTCGCTACCATAGAATATGATCCTAATCGGACAGCCCGCATCGCATTATTGCATTATGTGGACGGAGAAAAGAGATATATCATTGCTCCTGATGGTTTGGAAGTAGGAGCTAAAATTATGAGCGGACCCGATGCCGAAATAGCAGTCGGTAATGCTATCCCGCTGGAAAAAATTCCGTTGGGAAGCGTAGTTCATAATGTGGAATTAAAAAGAGGAAAAGGTGGACAAATTGCTCGCAGCGCCGGAACCTATGCTCAGGTAGTAGCCAAAGATGGTGATTATGTCCATATTAAAATGCCTTCCAATGATGTTCATTTAATTCGCAAAGAATGCCTTGCCACGATAGGAAGCGTTAGCAATCAAGATCATTCCTTGATCCAAATAGGTAAAGCCGGACGCAAACGCTGGATGGGAATTCGTCCTACCGTTCGCGGCGTAGCAATGAATCCTGTAGATCATCCTATGGGAGGAGGCGAAGGTAAAACATCCGGTGGTGGACATCCTGTTTCTCCTTGGGGTAAACCTTCCAAGGGTGGTAAAACGAGAAAAACCCGCAAATATAGTGATAAATATATTGTGAAAGCGGTTAAAAAGAGATAG